A single genomic interval of Paracoccus aerodenitrificans harbors:
- a CDS encoding helix-turn-helix domain-containing protein, whose translation MNMLAHRHLPPTPQDAAIARVSGQALSRFAAARGPLKLRVTDAEQMEPIELPAGAVALLMEILEAMAAGRGVTIIPENAELSTVQAAEVLNVSRPFLIKLLEDGSIPHRKVGKHRRVRMEDVMSYKAAIDNEREAVLDQLAADAQDQDMGYGSK comes from the coding sequence ATGAACATGTTGGCACACCGGCATCTTCCACCGACCCCGCAGGACGCTGCGATCGCGCGTGTCTCGGGACAGGCCCTGTCGCGCTTTGCGGCAGCCCGAGGACCCTTGAAGCTTCGCGTTACAGACGCGGAGCAGATGGAACCGATCGAACTTCCCGCCGGCGCTGTTGCGCTACTCATGGAGATCCTTGAGGCGATGGCAGCCGGTCGCGGCGTCACCATCATTCCCGAGAACGCCGAACTCTCGACAGTCCAGGCGGCAGAGGTGTTGAATGTCTCTCGGCCGTTCCTGATCAAATTGCTTGAGGATGGCAGTATCCCGCATCGGAAGGTCGGCAAGCATCGCCGCGTCCGTATGGAAGACGTCATGTCGTACAAGGCAGCCATCGACAACGAGCGCGAAGCCGTCCTTGATCAACTGGCCGCCGACGCACAGGACCAGGACATGGGCTATGGCTCGAAATGA